A region from the Mustela erminea isolate mMusErm1 chromosome 2, mMusErm1.Pri, whole genome shotgun sequence genome encodes:
- the LOC116583116 gene encoding growth arrest and DNA damage-inducible proteins-interacting protein 1-like — MQESLWVQQLAEEQKRQAREQLIAKRMAKMPQMIENWLRQQQERREKEQADKERRARLQAEAQEGLGYHVDPRSVRFQELLQDLEKQQRKRLKEEKQRQKKEARAAALAAAAAQDSEASVAPSS; from the coding sequence ATGCAGGAGTCGCTGTGGGTGCAGCAGCTGGCGGAGGAGCAGAAGCGCCAGGCCAGGGAGCAGCTCATTGCAAAGAGAATGGCCAAGATGCCACAGATGATTGAGAACTGGCTGCGGCAGCAGCAGGAGCGCAGGGAAAAGGAGCAGGCCGACAAGGAGCGGCGGGCCCGACTGCaggctgaggcccaggaaggccTGGGCTACCATGTGGACCCGAGGAGTGTCCGCTTCCAGGAGCTGCTGCAGGACCTGGAGAAGCAGCAGCGCAAACGCCTCAAGgaggagaaacaaagacagaagaaggaggcACGAGCTGCTGCACTGGCTGCTGCTGCGGCCCAAGACTCGGAAGCCTCGGTGGCACCCAGTTCCTGA